A region from the Wolbachia endosymbiont (group A) of Rhinocyllus conicus genome encodes:
- a CDS encoding magnesium transporter MgtE N-terminal domain-containing protein — MSGKKHVFKMVPGKEVLKDQVRHNIDWSRTHRTPVKKVELVPLDDKNDVVLNLPAKFCGDLCRDHFICIEENEEGLASKAEHDSSSDYVNNKYAFVYYGNTLAKLSIATNFVKGMVISGCRSTVGSEQLKYQYVTWEESDTGNNKYYFSDKKGNIIDSPDNEALQDIMLYCGERQMIRDIILSNIPESILLSNAFAKIFAEDLTENQLKTFANTLSNEQLQVLAQNLTDNQLQKIIPELNSNQLQALAENLTDAQFRALVDHLTNHQLQTLVQELNPEKLQIIVPLLDKDQLTNLVKDLNLDQVKEILPHIKMDQFRVIISTISNDQFVELIKDADEKILNTLFDEALKDRLPILVHNLEGDRLHDLINKLDHKKLAIVARDLTDPNKIQIIIKSLVDNPEKLQAFARNMSNEQFKELLDNIGAEELKDIIHKLPYEKVTAVIGDLGNQDQSKAIIDALKEKFDEQNKKQEEMKEKLEELKELLEGDDIVNPNQFSYQHSSVVNEEYYLNSNDAYTVQDYSISV; from the coding sequence ATGAGTGGAAAAAAACATGTTTTTAAGATGGTGCCTGGAAAAGAGGTGCTTAAAGACCAAGTTAGACATAACATAGATTGGTCTAGAACGCATCGTACACCTGTTAAAAAAGTTGAGCTTGTACCACTGGATGATAAAAATGATGTAGTACTAAACTTACCTGCAAAATTTTGCGGCGATCTTTGCCGAGACCATTTCATATGCATAGAGGAAAATGAAGAAGGTCTGGCAAGCAAGGCAGAACACGATTCTAGCTCAGATTATGTAAACAATAAGTATGCATTTGTATATTACGGTAATACATTAGCTAAGTTATCAATCGCAACAAATTTTGTGAAGGGTATGGTCATTAGTGGTTGTAGGAGTACTGTTGGGTCGGAACAACTGAAATACCAATATGTAACATGGGAAGAGTCAGATACTGGTAACAATAAATATTATTTTTCAGACAAGAAAGGAAATATAATCGATTCACCTGACAATGAAGCATTACAAGACATTATGTTATACTGCGGTGAGAGACAGATGATAAGAGATATAATACTATCCAATATACCAGAGAGTATACTACTATCAAACGCATTTGCCAAAATTTTTGCTGAGGACCTAACAGAAAACCAATTAAAGACTTTTGCCAATACTCTTAGTAACGAGCAATTGCAGGTCCTTGCACAGAATTTAACAGATAATCAACTGCAAAAAATAATTCCTGAACTAAATTCAAACCAACTGCAGGCTTTAGCAGAGAACTTAACAGATGCACAATTCCGAGCTTTAGTGGATCATCTAACCAACCACCAATTACAAACCCTCGTTCAGGAACTAAATCCAGAAAAATTACAAATAATAGTTCCTCTTTTAGATAAAGATCAGCTTACAAACCTAGTGAAAGACTTAAATCTAGACCAAGTAAAAGAAATTTTACCTCACATAAAAATGGATCAGTTCAGGGTGATTATCAGTACAATAAGCAATGATCAGTTTGTAGAATTAATAAAAGATGCAGATGAGAAAATTTTAAACACTCTTTTTGATGAAGCGTTGAAAGATCGACTTCCAATCCTAGTACACAATTTAGAAGGAGATAGATTACATGATTTAATTAATAAGCTAGACCACAAGAAACTTGCAATAGTAGCTCGAGATTTAACTGATCCTAATAAGATTCAGATTATCATTAAGTCTTTAGTTGATAACCCAGAAAAACTTCAAGCTTTTGCTCGCAATATGTCTAATGAGCAGTTTAAAGAACTTTTGGATAACATAGGCGCAGAAGAGCTTAAAGACATCATTCACAAACTGCCTTATGAGAAAGTGACAGCTGTGATTGGTGATCTTGGCAACCAAGATCAGTCTAAAGCTATTATTGATGCATTAAAAGAGAAGTTTGATGAACAAAACAAGAAACAAGAGGAAATGAAAGAAAAACTTGAAGAACTTAAGGAATTGCTGGAAGGTGATGATATAGTTAACCCCAATCAATTTAGCTATCAACATTCTTCTGTAGTAAATGAAGAGTATTACCTTAACAGTAATGATGCTTATACTGTTCAGGATTACTCCATATCTGTTTAG
- the nuoI gene encoding NADH-quinone oxidoreductase subunit NuoI, which produces MLKKLAWYWSFVELIKGFVITLKYMFKSKVTLRYPMEKGPLSPRFRGEHALRRYPNGEERCIACKLCEVICPAQAIVIEAEEREDGSRRTTRYDIDMTKCIYCGLCQEACPVDAIVEGPNFEFATETREELMYNKEKLLRNGEIWEDAIALRLKKNRPYY; this is translated from the coding sequence ATGCTCAAGAAATTAGCTTGGTATTGGTCTTTTGTAGAGTTAATTAAAGGGTTTGTTATTACATTAAAATATATGTTTAAGTCAAAGGTTACTTTGAGGTATCCTATGGAGAAGGGCCCTTTAAGTCCAAGGTTTCGTGGTGAGCATGCGTTGCGTAGGTATCCAAACGGTGAAGAACGATGCATAGCTTGTAAATTATGCGAAGTTATCTGCCCTGCTCAAGCAATAGTTATTGAAGCAGAGGAAAGAGAAGACGGTAGTCGTCGCACCACGCGCTATGATATTGATATGACAAAATGCATATACTGCGGACTTTGCCAAGAGGCATGTCCAGTTGATGCAATTGTGGAGGGTCCTAACTTTGAATTTGCTACTGAAACAAGAGAGGAGCTAATGTACAATAAAGAAAAGTTATTGCGTAATGGTGAAATTTGGGAGGACGCAATTGCACTCAGGTTAAAAAAGAATAGACCGTACTACTGA
- a CDS encoding NAD(P)/FAD-dependent oxidoreductase, translated as MKTDIVIIGAGPIGIFTAFQAGMLDMRCHIIDVLDQAGGQCTALYPEKPIYDIPGYPVITAQKLIEQLIEQASPFEPVYHLSQKVEKISNNCDQSFTIITNTGTEVKCKAVIVAAGNGMFEPNRPPLSGILEYENQSVFYSVNKISDFQDKTIVIAGGGDSAADWTVELSKVAKKIYVIHRRKEFRCTPETRNKLESLENDGKIELVVPYQLHELAGGNGQLSAVIVKNIASKEEKEISADSLLPFFGLSMNLGPINSWCIELEHGRIIVDPATLRTSRDRIYAIGDIATYSGKLKLILSGFAESAMACYDIYKVIHNSPVNFQYSTSKGIHGKEKLT; from the coding sequence ATGAAAACCGATATAGTAATAATAGGTGCAGGGCCTATTGGAATATTCACTGCTTTTCAAGCGGGAATGCTTGATATGAGATGTCATATAATAGATGTTTTGGATCAAGCAGGAGGACAATGCACAGCTCTTTACCCAGAAAAGCCAATATATGATATACCTGGTTATCCTGTAATTACTGCCCAAAAATTAATTGAGCAATTAATAGAGCAAGCTTCACCATTTGAGCCTGTTTACCATTTAAGTCAAAAAGTGGAAAAGATTTCGAATAACTGTGATCAAAGCTTTACTATCATAACTAACACAGGTACAGAGGTAAAATGTAAGGCTGTTATTGTTGCTGCAGGTAACGGAATGTTTGAACCTAACCGTCCACCCTTAAGTGGTATATTAGAATATGAAAATCAATCTGTATTTTACAGTGTAAATAAAATTTCTGATTTTCAGGACAAAACTATAGTCATTGCAGGGGGGGGTGATTCTGCAGCTGATTGGACTGTAGAACTTTCTAAAGTTGCAAAGAAAATTTATGTGATACATAGAAGAAAGGAATTTCGCTGCACTCCTGAAACTAGAAATAAATTAGAATCACTTGAAAATGATGGAAAGATAGAACTGGTAGTGCCATATCAATTACACGAACTAGCAGGAGGTAATGGGCAGTTGAGCGCAGTGATAGTAAAAAACATTGCCTCTAAGGAAGAAAAAGAAATATCCGCTGATTCTTTGCTGCCATTTTTTGGATTGTCAATGAATCTTGGTCCAATAAACAGTTGGTGTATAGAGTTAGAACATGGCCGCATAATTGTCGACCCAGCTACACTTAGAACCAGTAGAGATAGAATATATGCAATCGGAGATATAGCTACTTATTCAGGCAAACTAAAGTTAATATTAAGTGGTTTTGCCGAGAGTGCCATGGCTTGTTATGACATATACAAAGTAATCCACAACTCTCCAGTCAATTTTCAATACTCGACTTCA
- the nuoF gene encoding NADH-quinone oxidoreductase subunit NuoF: MLKEQDKIFTNLNGKETPLLKGAKKRGSWQKTKELLDLGSEKIIDEVKKSGLRGRGGAGFSTGLKWSFMPKNLPKAYLVVNADESEPGTCKDRDILRYEPHKLLEGILLAGKAISASVAYIYIRGEFYNEYLVLKKALEEAYKENLIGKNACKSGYDLDVFIHRGAGAYICGEETAQLESIEGKKGFPRMKPPFPAGVGLFGCPTTINNVETIAMVPDILNRGGEWFASLGKPNNTGTKIFCISGHVNNPCNVEEELGIPLRELIEKYAGGVRGGWDNLLAVIPGGSSVPLIPKSICDTIEMDFDSLRTAQSGLGTAAVIVMDKSTDIIAAIERLSHFYMHESCGQCTPCREGTGWMWRIMKRMVAGDIKPDEIDKLLDLTTQIEGHTICALGDAAAWPIQGLIRHFRHVIKERAII; the protein is encoded by the coding sequence ATGCTAAAAGAACAAGACAAAATATTCACCAACCTAAATGGTAAAGAAACTCCACTACTTAAGGGTGCAAAAAAACGTGGTAGCTGGCAAAAAACAAAGGAGTTACTAGATTTAGGATCAGAAAAGATCATTGATGAAGTAAAGAAATCTGGTTTGAGAGGTCGAGGGGGTGCAGGATTTTCCACCGGCCTTAAGTGGAGCTTTATGCCCAAAAATCTCCCAAAAGCATATTTAGTAGTCAATGCAGATGAGTCAGAACCTGGTACATGTAAAGATAGAGATATATTGCGATATGAGCCACATAAGTTACTTGAGGGAATTCTCCTAGCCGGCAAAGCGATCAGCGCATCAGTTGCGTATATTTATATCAGGGGTGAATTTTATAATGAATATTTAGTTCTAAAAAAAGCACTTGAGGAAGCCTATAAAGAAAACTTAATTGGAAAAAATGCCTGCAAATCAGGTTATGATCTTGATGTGTTTATCCATAGGGGTGCAGGAGCTTACATATGTGGGGAAGAAACAGCTCAACTCGAATCAATTGAAGGAAAAAAGGGCTTTCCTCGCATGAAACCTCCATTTCCCGCAGGTGTTGGACTTTTTGGCTGTCCAACCACAATAAACAACGTTGAAACTATAGCCATGGTTCCAGATATTCTAAATCGCGGAGGAGAATGGTTTGCATCTCTTGGTAAACCAAATAATACTGGTACTAAGATTTTTTGTATTTCAGGACATGTAAACAACCCGTGTAATGTTGAAGAAGAGCTCGGAATTCCACTACGTGAATTGATTGAAAAATACGCAGGTGGAGTGCGAGGGGGTTGGGATAATTTACTTGCTGTAATACCTGGTGGGTCTTCAGTGCCATTAATTCCAAAATCTATATGCGATACTATTGAAATGGATTTTGATTCATTAAGAACCGCACAATCAGGGCTTGGTACTGCTGCTGTAATAGTGATGGATAAATCAACTGATATAATAGCTGCAATAGAGAGGTTATCACACTTTTACATGCATGAGTCCTGTGGACAATGCACACCATGCCGTGAAGGTACTGGATGGATGTGGAGGATTATGAAGAGGATGGTGGCAGGAGATATTAAGCCTGATGAAATAGATAAGCTGCTTGACCTTACAACTCAAATAGAAGGACATACAATTTGCGCGCTTGGTGATGCTGCAGCTTGGCCGATTCAAGGATTAATAAGACATTTTCGCCATGTTATCAAAGAGAGAGCGATAATTTAA
- the thrS gene encoding threonine--tRNA ligase codes for MIKITFPAEKRIEEYDDKVTGFDILQLDALKEAVALKVNGELYDLSREIESDTEIEVIQLSDEVGLDIIRHDAAHIMAQAVKELFPNTQITIGPTIQDGFYYDFATDRTFTTDDLAAIEKKMKEIVKSNHRFVREVWTRKQAVDFFSGIGEKYKVEIISSISESENLTVYRQGDFVDLCRGPHSPSTGRVKAFKLMKVAGAYWRGDSKGPMLQRIYGTAWRNKDELNAYLECLKEAEKRDHRKIAKDMDLFHIQEEAVGQVFWHEQGYTLYNVLESYIRKKLINNGYFEVKTPILVSKELWEKSGHWDKFRENMFIVDESESKKLAIKPMNCPCHVQIFNSHTRSYRDLPIRMAEFGTCHRNESSGSLHGLMRVRGFTQDDAHIFCMEEQVNSETVKFCDLLKEVYSELGFNEISVKFSDRPDIRAGNDEVWDRAEKALLEAIKEAGLSYELSPGEGAFYGPKLEFVLKDAVGRNWQCGTLQVDFILPERLGAFYIGADGHKHHPVMLHRAILGTFERFIGILIENYAGKFPVWLAPTQLAILTITNEADGYATEISNILKEQGVRVKTDLTNEKISYKIRLHSSNKVPILWIIGKNEVTSKTVSVRNLGSERQESFSLEKATESLLKSINLN; via the coding sequence ATGATTAAAATTACTTTTCCAGCTGAAAAAAGAATAGAAGAATATGACGATAAAGTCACTGGCTTTGATATATTACAACTGGATGCTTTGAAAGAAGCAGTTGCATTGAAAGTAAACGGTGAGTTGTATGATCTCTCACGTGAAATTGAATCTGATACAGAGATAGAGGTGATACAACTGAGTGACGAAGTGGGTTTGGACATAATAAGGCATGATGCTGCTCATATAATGGCCCAGGCAGTGAAAGAGCTCTTTCCTAATACTCAGATTACTATTGGCCCAACAATTCAGGACGGTTTTTACTATGATTTTGCTACAGATCGTACCTTCACTACGGATGATCTTGCTGCAATAGAAAAGAAAATGAAAGAGATTGTAAAAAGTAATCACAGATTTGTTCGAGAGGTTTGGACTCGCAAGCAGGCAGTTGATTTCTTTAGTGGTATAGGCGAAAAATATAAGGTTGAAATTATATCCTCTATATCAGAGAGTGAAAACCTAACTGTTTATAGACAAGGCGATTTTGTTGACTTATGCCGCGGTCCACATTCTCCTTCAACTGGCAGAGTCAAAGCGTTTAAGCTTATGAAAGTTGCAGGAGCATACTGGCGTGGTGATTCTAAGGGTCCAATGTTACAGCGAATATATGGCACCGCATGGAGAAATAAGGATGAATTAAACGCTTACCTTGAGTGTCTCAAAGAAGCAGAAAAACGTGATCACCGCAAAATTGCTAAGGATATGGATTTATTTCACATCCAAGAGGAAGCTGTCGGGCAGGTTTTTTGGCATGAACAAGGATATACTCTATATAATGTTCTTGAGTCTTACATCAGAAAGAAGCTAATAAATAATGGCTATTTTGAGGTAAAAACCCCTATTTTAGTAAGCAAGGAACTGTGGGAAAAGTCGGGACATTGGGATAAATTTCGTGAAAATATGTTCATTGTTGATGAATCTGAAAGCAAAAAGCTAGCAATAAAACCTATGAATTGTCCTTGTCATGTGCAGATTTTTAATTCTCACACCAGAAGCTATCGTGATCTACCAATACGTATGGCAGAGTTTGGTACATGCCATAGAAATGAAAGCTCAGGCTCATTGCACGGACTGATGCGAGTGCGTGGTTTTACGCAAGACGATGCACACATTTTTTGTATGGAAGAACAAGTAAATTCTGAAACTGTAAAGTTTTGTGACCTTTTAAAAGAAGTATATTCAGAGCTTGGATTCAATGAAATTTCTGTGAAATTTTCAGACCGTCCAGATATTAGAGCCGGTAATGATGAAGTGTGGGATAGAGCTGAAAAAGCGCTGCTTGAAGCCATTAAAGAAGCGGGCTTGAGTTATGAACTGAGCCCTGGTGAAGGTGCATTTTATGGTCCAAAGTTAGAGTTCGTTTTGAAAGACGCAGTAGGCAGAAATTGGCAATGTGGAACATTACAAGTTGATTTCATTTTACCAGAACGTCTGGGAGCTTTTTATATAGGGGCAGATGGGCACAAGCATCACCCTGTCATGTTACATAGGGCAATTCTTGGGACTTTTGAGCGTTTTATCGGAATTTTGATAGAAAATTATGCAGGAAAATTTCCAGTTTGGCTTGCTCCAACGCAACTTGCTATTCTGACCATTACAAATGAAGCTGACGGTTACGCCACAGAAATTAGCAATATTTTAAAAGAACAAGGTGTGAGAGTCAAGACTGATTTGACCAATGAAAAAATTAGTTATAAGATACGTTTGCATAGTTCAAACAAGGTTCCTATATTATGGATTATAGGCAAAAATGAAGTTACAAGTAAAACTGTGTCAGTGAGAAATTTAGGATCAGAAAGACAGGAGTCTTTTTCTTTGGAAAAGGCTACTGAATCGCTGTTAAAAAGTATTAATTTGAATTAA
- a CDS encoding IS5 family transposase, with product MPQKMKVSNQNEYNKFLEKRGNIFRYIDEAIENWYENSPKMQGGNYIYSDKVVILVHIIVNLFRIGLRQTVGFIKGYLQQIGKNLAVISYSQASRRFKKLNIKINDCRVDKSNMENIEIIIDSTSISIYSNTPGHSKENSADRKYRSYEQVRKLHVMLSVNSKKAIAARYSNGVYSDHYGACDLLEEVNFQHKIKALYADRAYDRHKLYKLCKKYDIKTKVLPKKDAAEHSKIDYMSDRNAAIRLIKLYGQDGVKEWKKEAIYGKRSYIEGFFSRLKQVFGFSFRNKSEVNREKELLIKCYLLNKFTDIGMAKFEIIT from the coding sequence ATGCCACAGAAAATGAAAGTCAGTAACCAAAACGAATATAACAAATTCCTTGAAAAAAGGGGAAATATTTTTCGTTACATCGATGAAGCTATCGAAAATTGGTATGAAAATAGTCCAAAAATGCAGGGCGGCAACTATATTTACAGTGATAAAGTCGTAATTTTGGTGCATATAATTGTCAATCTTTTTAGAATTGGGTTAAGACAAACGGTGGGGTTTATAAAAGGATATCTGCAACAAATAGGAAAAAATTTGGCAGTTATCAGCTATTCACAAGCATCAAGAAGGTTTAAAAAACTTAATATTAAGATAAATGATTGCAGGGTTGATAAAAGCAACATGGAAAATATTGAAATTATCATAGATAGCACAAGTATCAGCATTTACAGTAACACTCCTGGCCACAGTAAGGAAAACAGTGCAGATAGAAAGTACCGAAGCTACGAGCAAGTAAGAAAGTTACATGTTATGTTAAGTGTGAATAGTAAAAAAGCTATAGCTGCAAGATACAGTAATGGCGTCTACTCTGACCACTATGGAGCTTGCGATTTGCTTGAAGAAGTTAATTTTCAGCACAAAATAAAAGCATTATATGCAGATAGGGCATACGATAGGCACAAACTTTATAAATTGTGTAAGAAATACGATATAAAGACAAAAGTTCTACCAAAAAAGGATGCAGCAGAACATTCAAAAATAGATTATATGTCTGACAGGAATGCTGCTATTAGGTTAATAAAATTATATGGACAAGATGGTGTAAAAGAGTGGAAAAAGGAAGCAATTTATGGAAAGAGATCTTACATAGAAGGATTTTTCTCAAGGTTGAAGCAAGTATTTGGATTTAGCTTTAGGAATAAATCTGAAGTAAATCGTGAAAAAGAATTACTAATTAAGTGCTATTTGCTCAACAAATTCACTGATATTGGTATGGCTAAATTTGAAATCATTACATAA
- the mnmE gene encoding tRNA uridine-5-carboxymethylaminomethyl(34) synthesis GTPase MnmE has protein sequence MTNANETIFALSTVLGKSGVAVIRISGNYALKALNHFHIKKEIKPRFATLVDLYDDSNQLIDNGIIIYFPAPNSFTGENVIELQVHGSKAVIKIILEELSKIFVMARPGEFSLRAFLNGKFDLTQIEGIADLIDAETKMQAKQAIKQISGELERLYSNWRQRLITIQSKIEAYIDFPEDIWAEKSELKKINNEVQSLVQLIQEHLNDNRRGERLREGLHIVITGEPNVGKSTLFNFLAKRDIAIVSEYAGTTRDVLEAHIDIGGYPIILSDTAGIRESSDPIESEGISRAKKRSFEADLRIELFPFEQRCNINCNVVNSDTIYVLSKADDAINDRNILIGGVDFLPISILKGIGTNKLISLIKKKAEEKFGHDRDTPVITRQRHRSHMQKALEHLQRFNIDNPIELISEDLRLAAFELGAVIGIINVEEILSSVFSNFCVGK, from the coding sequence ATGACAAACGCAAATGAAACTATTTTCGCTTTATCGACCGTATTGGGTAAGTCAGGAGTTGCAGTAATCAGAATTTCAGGCAACTACGCGCTTAAAGCTTTAAATCATTTTCATATTAAGAAAGAAATTAAACCAAGATTTGCTACTTTAGTTGATCTATATGATGATTCCAATCAATTGATAGATAATGGAATAATCATCTATTTCCCTGCTCCAAACAGTTTCACTGGCGAGAACGTTATAGAGTTACAAGTGCATGGAAGCAAGGCAGTCATAAAAATCATCTTGGAGGAATTATCAAAAATTTTTGTTATGGCCAGGCCTGGAGAATTCTCACTTAGGGCCTTTCTAAATGGTAAATTTGACTTAACGCAAATAGAAGGGATTGCAGACTTAATTGATGCTGAGACGAAAATGCAAGCTAAACAAGCGATTAAGCAGATATCGGGAGAATTGGAGAGACTATACAGCAATTGGAGGCAAAGATTAATAACGATACAATCCAAAATCGAAGCATATATAGACTTTCCAGAGGACATTTGGGCAGAAAAAAGTGAATTGAAAAAAATTAATAATGAAGTGCAATCTCTCGTGCAGTTGATACAAGAGCATTTAAATGATAATAGACGGGGCGAAAGGTTGCGTGAGGGTTTACATATTGTAATAACTGGTGAACCAAATGTCGGTAAATCAACTCTGTTTAATTTCTTAGCCAAGCGTGATATTGCTATTGTTTCTGAATATGCAGGCACAACAAGAGACGTGCTTGAAGCTCATATTGACATTGGCGGATACCCAATCATTCTCTCTGATACTGCTGGAATTCGTGAGAGTTCAGACCCGATAGAATCAGAAGGCATAAGTCGAGCAAAAAAGAGGTCTTTTGAAGCTGATCTAAGAATAGAACTATTTCCTTTTGAACAACGTTGTAATATCAATTGCAACGTTGTAAATAGCGATACTATTTATGTATTGAGCAAAGCTGACGATGCAATTAATGACAGAAATATACTGATTGGCGGTGTAGATTTTCTACCTATTTCTATTTTAAAGGGAATAGGTACAAACAAGTTGATCTCTCTCATAAAAAAGAAGGCAGAGGAAAAATTTGGGCATGATAGAGACACTCCTGTGATTACTCGGCAAAGACATAGGAGTCACATGCAGAAAGCACTGGAACATTTACAACGTTTTAATATCGATAATCCAATTGAGTTGATATCTGAAGATTTGAGGCTTGCTGCATTTGAACTTGGTGCGGTGATTGGAATTATTAATGTTGAGGAAATATTGAGTAGTGTGTTTAGCAATTTTTGCGTGGGCAAGTAA
- the infC gene encoding translation initiation factor IF-3, translating to MQVKKNNKNRINGFITAKEVRLVDHSGEMVGIVPIERALECAQGVGLDLVEIAPDSTPPVCKILDYSKQKYDIKKKASEAKKKQKTLTIKEIKLGPNIGDHDYETKLRQARDLLAHGHKIKVTMRFKGRELINTEVGLEKLERLIRDTEDIAKVELAPKREGNQYFLALVAK from the coding sequence TTGCAAGTTAAAAAGAACAATAAAAACAGAATTAATGGATTCATCACAGCTAAGGAGGTACGCTTAGTTGATCATAGTGGTGAAATGGTCGGAATCGTGCCAATAGAACGAGCTTTGGAATGTGCACAGGGTGTTGGTTTAGACTTGGTGGAAATTGCACCTGATTCAACCCCTCCAGTATGTAAAATTCTGGATTATAGCAAACAAAAGTATGATATAAAAAAGAAAGCAAGTGAAGCAAAAAAGAAACAAAAAACATTAACTATAAAAGAAATTAAACTGGGTCCTAATATTGGTGATCACGACTACGAAACAAAATTGCGTCAAGCAAGAGACTTACTTGCCCACGGACATAAAATCAAAGTTACAATGAGATTTAAGGGCAGAGAGCTTATAAACACTGAAGTCGGACTGGAAAAATTAGAACGGCTAATTAGAGACACTGAAGATATTGCAAAGGTAGAATTGGCACCTAAAAGAGAAGGGAATCAATATTTTTTAGCTCTGGTTGCTAAGTAG